Proteins from one Dermacentor variabilis isolate Ectoservices chromosome 1, ASM5094787v1, whole genome shotgun sequence genomic window:
- the LOC142564010 gene encoding periodic tryptophan protein 1 homolog has translation MNFVPCVTWVPRGVAKANPEKVKLLSEQLKELIEKGKHKNDNKNMDGDGDLEDGNEGACEDDITAKYGLDTYDDEDSAAQMGNLAELAVYANNADDPYLDPRDGEDSEEEIDDFTIRSTDNLIAVARVDEDTCATIEVYVNNHQEEHLYVHHDIMLPAYPLCLEWMNFDPTDANPGNYLAVGDMTPVISVWDLDLVDTLEPAYKLGKKAKKKKATGAKATMRHSDAVLSLSWNKQVRHLLASGSADNKALVWDLDTGVPARCLSAHKEKVQSVAWHPFESHTMLTGACDNTVKLWDCRNTDASFKSWTVDGEVEKVLWNHFDPFYFYVSTDNGFVYGFDARTDQAVFTLSAHSKGVTGLALSAYCPGCLITASEDKTLKVWDVLDHKPVFVFEKDGLNVGSVLTLASSPDEPFVIAIGGDNKSLGFAVVDLKEWTALNCFEGRKLLRAEMQTDDMETDAPSGALGGLSLDN, from the coding sequence ATGAATTTTGTCCCGTGTGTCACCTGGGTTCCTCGAGGAGTAGCTAAGGCAAACCCCGAAAAAGTAAAATTACTCAGCGAGCAGCTGAAGGAGCTGATAGAAAAGGGTAAACACAAAAACGACAACAAAAATATGGACGGTGACGGCGACCTGGAGGACGGTAACGAAGGAGCGTGTGAAGATGACATTACAGCAAAGTATGGTTTGGATACGTATGATGATGAAGACAGTGCGGCGCAAATGGGTAATCTGGCTGAACTTGCAGTGTACGCAAACAACGCAGACGACCCCTACTTGGACCCTCGAGACGGCGaagacagtgaagaagaaatagaCGACTTCACTATAAGATCCACCGACAACTTGATTGCGGTGGCACGTGTAGATGAAGATACGTGCGCTACAATTGAGGTATACGTCAACAACCATCAGGAAGAGCATCTCTATGTACACCATGACATAATGCTGCCTGCTTATCCGCTGTGCTTGGAATGGATGAATTTTGACCCAACGGACGCGAATCCTGGCAATTACTTAGCCGTGGGGGACATGACTCCTGTGATCAGCGTTTGGGACTTGGACCTTGTCGACACCTTGGAGCCTGCGTACAAGTTAGGCAAGAAAGCGAAGAAGAAAAAGGCAACTGGCGCCAAGGCAACTATGAGGCACAGTGATGCCGTCCTGAGCCTGTCGTGGAATAAGCAAGTTCGGCATCTGCTTGCCAGTGGATCTGCTGACAACAAAGCACTCGTGTGGGACTTGGACACGGGTGTTCCGGCTAGGTGCCTCTCGGCACACAAAGAGAAAGTTCAATCTGTTGCTTGGCATCCTTTTGAAAGTCACACAATGCTAACAGGCGCATGCGACAATACAGTCAAGCTTTGGGACTGCCGAAATACCGACGCCAGCTTCAAGTCGTGGACTGTTGACGGTGAAGTAGAGAAAGTCTTGTGGAACCACTTTGATCCATTTTACTTCTATGTTAGCACAGACAATGGTTTTGTGTATGGTTTTGATGCCCGTACAGACCAAGCCGTATTCACACTCTCAGCCCACAGTAAGGGTGTCACTGGCCTTGCACTGAGTGCTTACTGCCCAGGATGTCTCATCACAGCGTCGGAAGACAAAACGTTGAAGGTGTGGGACGTATTGGATCACAAACCAGTGTTTGTATTTGAAAAAGACGGGTTGAATGTGGGGTCTGTGCTTACACTAGCCAGCTCCCCAGATGAACCCTTTGTAATAGCCATTGGAGGTGACAACAAATCACTTGGATTTGCGGTAGTTGACCTCAAAGAATGGACTGCCTTAAACTGCTTTGAAGGTCGGAAGCTGCTGAGAGCAGAAATGCAGACAGATGATATGGAGACAGATGCGCCTTCAGGAGCACTTGGTGGCCTTTCACTTGACAATTAA
- the LOC142564017 gene encoding AN1-type zinc finger protein 1-like isoform X2 — MSEIMAELPQLGKHCHVESCNRLDFLPFECVHCKNSFCSDHRTSDAHVCDQVQTHILTDKEAKCSRTGTLFGCTFSECTQKELTPIACGLCAANFCVRHRHAQDHKCKCLPSQSEHMPLTTKVVQKILESKKPIEKPMSSKASISPTAQKVKLMKMKMHAAGEKNVPLADRVYFEVYFPKGHKVRSKPYHFSKLWTVGRAIDSTALIEKLPNQNNRLTEKRLLLFHASTFKALGVSDSFETLLNSKLLNEAETLVLEYVAPNCDSLAADYHFEET, encoded by the exons ATGAGTGAAATTATGGCAGAACTGCCTCAGCTGGGTAAACACTGTCACGTGGAATCATGCAATCGTTTAG ATTTTTTACCTTTTGAGTGTGTGCACTGCAAGAACTCGTTTTG CAGTGACCATCGTACGTCGGATGCGCATGTGTGCGATCAAGTGCAG ACCCACATTCTTACTGACAAAGAAGCCAAGTGCAGTAGGACCGGAACACTTTTCGGATGCACATTTAGTGAGTGCACGCAAAAGGAGCTGACTCCGATAGCCTGTGGACTCTGCGCAGCTAATTTCTGCGTGCGGCACCGCCACGCTCAGGACCACAAATGCAAATGTCTCCCATCACAATCGGAGCACATGCCCCTTACCACAAAAGTGGTCCAGAAAATATTAG AGTCAAAGAAGCCAATTGAAAAACCTATGTCAAGCAAAGCAAGCATATCTCCAACTGCACAGAAGGTGAAACTGATGAAAATGAAGATGCATGCTGCTGGTGAAAAAAATGTCCCCCTTGCCGACAGGGTGTATTTTGAAGTATACTTCCCAAAAGGTCACAAGGTTCGCTCAAAGCCCTATCATTTTTCCAAG TTATGGACAGTGGGGAGAGCAATTGACAGCACTGCGTTAATTGAGAAACTTCCAAATCAGAACAACAGGCTGACTGAAAAG AGATTGCTGCTGTTCCATGCAAGTACCTTCAAGGCACTTGGTGTGAGTGACAGCTTTGAGACACTGTTGAACTCCAAGCTCCTCAACGAAGCAGAAACATTAGTTCTTGAATATGTTGCTCCAAACTGTGATTCATTAGCAGCAGACTATCATTTTGAGGAAACTTGA
- the LOC142564017 gene encoding AN1-type zinc finger protein 1-like isoform X1, whose product MSEIMAELPQLGKHCHVESCNRLDFLPFECVHCKNSFCVSHNPVNSSDHRTSDAHVCDQVQTHILTDKEAKCSRTGTLFGCTFSECTQKELTPIACGLCAANFCVRHRHAQDHKCKCLPSQSEHMPLTTKVVQKILESKKPIEKPMSSKASISPTAQKVKLMKMKMHAAGEKNVPLADRVYFEVYFPKGHKVRSKPYHFSKLWTVGRAIDSTALIEKLPNQNNRLTEKRLLLFHASTFKALGVSDSFETLLNSKLLNEAETLVLEYVAPNCDSLAADYHFEET is encoded by the exons ATGAGTGAAATTATGGCAGAACTGCCTCAGCTGGGTAAACACTGTCACGTGGAATCATGCAATCGTTTAG ATTTTTTACCTTTTGAGTGTGTGCACTGCAAGAACTCGTTTTG TGTTTCACACAACCCTGTCAACAGCAGTGACCATCGTACGTCGGATGCGCATGTGTGCGATCAAGTGCAG ACCCACATTCTTACTGACAAAGAAGCCAAGTGCAGTAGGACCGGAACACTTTTCGGATGCACATTTAGTGAGTGCACGCAAAAGGAGCTGACTCCGATAGCCTGTGGACTCTGCGCAGCTAATTTCTGCGTGCGGCACCGCCACGCTCAGGACCACAAATGCAAATGTCTCCCATCACAATCGGAGCACATGCCCCTTACCACAAAAGTGGTCCAGAAAATATTAG AGTCAAAGAAGCCAATTGAAAAACCTATGTCAAGCAAAGCAAGCATATCTCCAACTGCACAGAAGGTGAAACTGATGAAAATGAAGATGCATGCTGCTGGTGAAAAAAATGTCCCCCTTGCCGACAGGGTGTATTTTGAAGTATACTTCCCAAAAGGTCACAAGGTTCGCTCAAAGCCCTATCATTTTTCCAAG TTATGGACAGTGGGGAGAGCAATTGACAGCACTGCGTTAATTGAGAAACTTCCAAATCAGAACAACAGGCTGACTGAAAAG AGATTGCTGCTGTTCCATGCAAGTACCTTCAAGGCACTTGGTGTGAGTGACAGCTTTGAGACACTGTTGAACTCCAAGCTCCTCAACGAAGCAGAAACATTAGTTCTTGAATATGTTGCTCCAAACTGTGATTCATTAGCAGCAGACTATCATTTTGAGGAAACTTGA